From Longimicrobium sp., one genomic window encodes:
- a CDS encoding MFS transporter: MSKLAVLMITAFVDMVGLLMVIPLLPFFAEDLGGGGLWVGILVSAFSFAQLVSAPLWGRVSDRYGRRPALLVGLGAAAISYVVFAYASSLWLLLLSRLVQGAGGGTVGVVQAYVADATEPKDRAKSLGWLSAATNAGVAIGPVMGSASLGFGRATPGLLAAGLCLVNMAFAWMFLTESHVGSARDGSARKPARSREMLRHVMANPTEPAPRLIWIYAVGMGAFAGFTSTLALFLSHHFEVTEQSIGYVFMWTGVVSVIIRALLLGRMVDALGEARLARLGQMLLGAGLFLLPLTWRVGGRATVNLPGSGWRGGLDPLALVGGLVALLLAAVAWGTRRVRGADRLKLLAFIAVPGAAAIAAVVRGAPGPLRISIPAVYPLEFRYVVLVMVITLMPLGTAFTFPCVTALLSQVIDPRERGVMMGVQQSFGGAARVLAPLWAGWAWDHVNTAAPFWTSAVLVLGTLFLTFGIQPTPSPVAAPAAD, translated from the coding sequence GTGAGCAAGCTCGCCGTACTGATGATCACGGCGTTCGTCGACATGGTGGGGCTCCTGATGGTGATCCCGCTGCTGCCGTTCTTCGCCGAAGACCTGGGCGGCGGCGGCCTGTGGGTGGGCATCCTGGTCTCCGCCTTCTCCTTCGCCCAGCTCGTCAGCGCCCCGCTCTGGGGGCGCGTCTCCGACCGCTACGGCCGGCGCCCGGCGCTCCTCGTGGGCTTGGGCGCGGCGGCTATCTCGTACGTCGTTTTCGCCTACGCCTCCTCGCTCTGGCTTCTGCTTCTCTCCCGCCTCGTTCAGGGCGCGGGCGGCGGCACCGTGGGCGTGGTACAGGCGTACGTGGCGGATGCGACGGAGCCCAAGGACCGCGCCAAGAGCCTGGGATGGCTGAGCGCCGCCACCAACGCCGGCGTGGCGATCGGCCCGGTGATGGGCTCGGCCAGCCTGGGGTTCGGCCGCGCGACGCCGGGGCTGCTGGCGGCGGGGCTGTGCCTGGTGAACATGGCGTTCGCGTGGATGTTCCTCACCGAATCGCACGTCGGCAGCGCGCGCGACGGGTCGGCGCGAAAGCCGGCGCGCTCGCGCGAGATGCTGCGCCACGTGATGGCCAACCCCACCGAACCCGCGCCCCGGCTGATCTGGATCTACGCCGTCGGCATGGGCGCCTTCGCCGGGTTCACCTCTACCCTGGCCCTGTTCCTGTCCCACCACTTCGAGGTGACGGAACAGTCCATCGGGTACGTGTTCATGTGGACCGGCGTGGTGTCGGTGATCATCCGCGCGCTGCTGCTCGGCAGGATGGTGGATGCGCTCGGCGAGGCCCGCCTGGCGCGGCTGGGGCAGATGCTGCTTGGGGCCGGGCTCTTCCTTCTCCCCCTCACCTGGCGCGTGGGCGGCAGGGCGACGGTGAACCTGCCCGGCTCCGGGTGGCGCGGGGGGCTGGATCCGCTGGCGCTGGTCGGCGGGCTCGTGGCCCTGCTCCTGGCCGCCGTCGCGTGGGGTACGCGCAGGGTGCGCGGCGCAGACCGGCTGAAGCTGCTGGCCTTCATCGCAGTCCCCGGCGCGGCGGCCATCGCCGCCGTGGTCCGGGGGGCGCCGGGGCCGCTGCGCATCTCCATCCCCGCCGTGTATCCGCTGGAGTTCCGCTACGTGGTGCTGGTGATGGTGATCACGCTCATGCCGCTGGGGACGGCGTTCACCTTTCCCTGCGTGACGGCGCTGTTGTCGCAGGTGATCGACCCGCGGGAGCGCGGGGTGATGATGGGCGTGCAGCAGAGCTTCGGCGGGGCGGCGCGCGTGCTGGCGCCGCTGTGGGCGGGGTGGGCGTGGGACCACGTGAACACCGCCGCACCTTTCTGGACGAGCGCCGTGCTGGTGCTGGGGACGCTGTTCCTTACCTTCGGAATCCAGCCGACCCCGTCCCCCGTGGCCGCGCCCGCCGCCGATTGA
- a CDS encoding S41 family peptidase — MSARRLRAALALAAALLPAALAAQPTGATRARTTYDDLQMFSQVLNQIRVNHPDSVDTHRLFMSAIQGMVSATDPHSYVISAARLSPEKEQQLRAGRLHPVPIDFQYAGGMPVVVSVSPGTQAARQDILHGDVLVAVDGKPVLAESAMELDVFLAGARGSSVNLRFERERSDGTRVSLDRTVRRERGDDETAVPVSEMLDAQTGYVRLTTFSNERAAEDLRAALGRLEGQGMQRLLLDLRGNGGGLVSEAAGIAGMFLPAGATVYVSEGRKAAVHDSVVVRRSLFRRERQYPIVVLVDEGTASASELVSGALQDHDRALIVGRPTFGKALMMQGFPLSDGSIMMLVIGHIKTPCGRVVQRQYREVRAADYYRMARAERDTAGLPSCSTAGGRKVYGGGGIYPDVVLDEPEAAPAWLSRLAETAVHTRWIGGYLTENAGAFTTAAALAANPRLPAGALASFRAFAGQQGHTVPAGDEADRALERMLLRQIAGTRWGSAGFYRVDAALDPQIARAVAEFARAQQILGTGQ, encoded by the coding sequence GTGAGCGCCCGCCGCCTGCGCGCCGCCCTGGCCCTGGCCGCGGCGCTGCTTCCCGCGGCGCTGGCCGCGCAGCCCACGGGGGCCACCCGCGCCCGCACCACCTACGACGACCTGCAGATGTTCAGCCAGGTGCTCAACCAGATCCGGGTGAACCACCCGGACTCGGTAGACACGCACCGGCTGTTCATGTCCGCCATCCAGGGAATGGTCAGCGCCACCGATCCGCACTCGTACGTGATTTCCGCGGCGCGGCTGTCGCCCGAAAAGGAGCAGCAGCTGCGCGCCGGGCGCCTTCACCCCGTGCCGATCGACTTTCAGTACGCCGGAGGGATGCCCGTGGTGGTCAGCGTGTCGCCGGGCACCCAGGCCGCGCGCCAGGACATCCTTCACGGCGACGTGCTGGTGGCGGTGGACGGCAAGCCCGTGCTGGCCGAAAGCGCCATGGAGCTCGACGTCTTCCTGGCCGGCGCGCGGGGCTCGTCGGTGAACCTGCGCTTCGAGCGCGAGCGCTCCGACGGCACGCGGGTGAGCCTGGACCGCACCGTCCGCCGCGAGCGGGGCGACGACGAGACGGCGGTGCCGGTGTCGGAGATGCTGGACGCGCAGACGGGGTACGTGCGCCTGACCACCTTCTCCAACGAGCGCGCGGCCGAGGACCTGCGCGCAGCGCTTGGACGGCTGGAGGGGCAGGGAATGCAGCGGCTGCTGCTGGACCTGCGCGGCAACGGCGGCGGCCTGGTGAGCGAGGCGGCGGGCATCGCGGGGATGTTCCTTCCCGCCGGGGCCACGGTGTACGTGTCGGAGGGCCGCAAGGCCGCGGTGCACGACAGCGTGGTGGTGCGGCGCTCCCTGTTCCGGCGCGAGCGCCAGTACCCCATCGTGGTGCTGGTGGACGAGGGGACGGCCAGCGCCTCGGAGCTGGTGTCGGGCGCGCTGCAGGACCACGACCGCGCGCTGATCGTGGGCCGCCCCACCTTCGGCAAGGCGCTGATGATGCAGGGCTTTCCGCTTTCCGACGGCTCGATAATGATGCTGGTGATCGGCCACATCAAGACGCCGTGCGGGCGGGTGGTGCAGCGGCAGTACCGCGAGGTGCGGGCGGCCGACTACTACCGGATGGCGCGCGCGGAGCGCGACACGGCGGGGCTGCCGTCCTGCAGCACCGCGGGGGGGCGCAAGGTGTACGGCGGCGGCGGCATCTACCCCGACGTGGTGCTCGACGAGCCGGAGGCCGCCCCGGCGTGGCTGTCGCGCCTGGCGGAAACCGCGGTGCACACGCGCTGGATCGGCGGGTACCTGACGGAGAACGCTGGCGCCTTCACCACCGCCGCGGCGCTGGCCGCCAACCCGCGGCTTCCCGCGGGGGCCCTGGCCTCGTTCCGCGCCTTTGCCGGCCAGCAGGGGCACACGGTTCCCGCCGGCGACGAGGCCGACCGCGCGCTGGAGCGCATGCTGCTGCGCCAGATCGCCGGCACCCGATGGGGGAGCGCGGGCTTCTACCGCGTGGATGCGGCCCTGGACCCACAGATCGCCCGCGCGGTGGCCGAGTTCGCCCGCGCACAGCAGATCCTGGGAACCGGCCAGTAG
- a CDS encoding tetratricopeptide repeat protein, whose translation MRFSRSHLALFAAAVFLATSASAQRAPRRPALPAAADTNDARAYYELGVRSMARRPELAADAFYWAVELRPGWADALYGRHTAMLLRDPRRMIQYQSSGRARSSAEARQIDSLYLRALRSDPFVQRRFEPELTRMWVGALIVGGDPTRVDDQTLLSYYTDQVMADLPPVMRARVKAAQGKVPEAAQAFSEALRSRRNNSETRGWILQERARMFALVGNDERALADLDSAVNLQVERDERELVRFYESKAVLHHSRGLIFERAGKTDQAREAYSRALEEDLSYAPAHLRLGLLALAAGDTATGEGEMRLAAETAPDDAMLRILYGTLLSRLRRLDEAATQLEAATMLAPHHADGWLVLAMVRQLQGQDEATLRACREYLARTPRDDPRRAQVEALVATAPEGQ comes from the coding sequence ATGCGATTTTCCCGCAGCCACCTGGCGCTGTTCGCCGCCGCCGTGTTCCTGGCCACCTCGGCCAGTGCCCAGCGCGCGCCCCGCCGGCCCGCGCTTCCCGCGGCGGCCGACACCAACGACGCACGCGCCTACTACGAGCTGGGTGTCCGCAGCATGGCCCGCCGCCCGGAGCTGGCCGCCGACGCCTTCTACTGGGCCGTCGAGCTGAGGCCGGGGTGGGCCGACGCGCTGTACGGACGCCACACGGCGATGCTGCTGCGCGATCCGCGCCGGATGATCCAGTACCAGAGCAGCGGGCGCGCCCGGTCGTCGGCCGAGGCGCGGCAGATCGACTCGTTGTACCTGCGCGCGCTGCGCAGCGATCCCTTCGTGCAGCGGCGCTTCGAGCCGGAGCTGACGCGCATGTGGGTGGGCGCCCTGATCGTGGGCGGCGACCCCACCCGGGTAGACGACCAGACGCTGCTCTCGTACTACACCGACCAGGTGATGGCCGACCTGCCTCCCGTCATGCGCGCGCGGGTGAAGGCGGCGCAGGGAAAGGTTCCCGAGGCGGCGCAGGCCTTCAGCGAGGCCCTGCGCAGCCGCCGCAACAACAGCGAAACCCGCGGGTGGATCCTGCAGGAGCGCGCGCGGATGTTCGCGCTGGTGGGCAACGACGAACGGGCGCTGGCGGACCTGGATTCGGCGGTGAACCTGCAGGTGGAGCGCGACGAGCGCGAGCTGGTGCGCTTCTACGAGAGCAAGGCGGTGCTCCACCACAGCCGCGGGCTGATCTTCGAGCGCGCGGGGAAGACCGACCAGGCGCGCGAGGCGTATTCCCGCGCCCTGGAAGAAGACCTGTCGTACGCGCCGGCGCACCTGCGGCTGGGGTTGCTGGCGCTGGCCGCGGGCGACACCGCCACCGGCGAGGGCGAGATGAGGCTGGCGGCCGAGACGGCTCCGGACGACGCCATGCTGCGCATTCTGTACGGCACCCTGCTTTCGCGCCTGCGCAGGCTCGACGAAGCCGCCACGCAGCTGGAAGCCGCCACCATGCTGGCGCCCCACCACGCGGACGGCTGGCTGGTGCTGGCCATGGTGAGGCAGCTGCAGGGCCAGGACGAGGCAACGCTGAGGGCGTGCCGCGAGTACCTGGCCCGCACGCCCAGGGACGACCCGCGCCGCGCCCAGGTGGAAGCGCTCGTGGCCACCGCGCCGGAGGGCCAGTGA
- a CDS encoding RNA polymerase sigma factor, which translates to MNPALAAVPLAPAQAGPASSALVAEDESALVEQVRQGDAGAFDTLVTRYMRRAFAVAYRLLGNREDAEDLVQETFMAVLQKIDAFQPGRAFSPWFFRILVNRGLNARKARAVRTTEEIPDGTAAGGCSPERSAERAELRGRLFAAMAGLPERQRVIVELFELEGFAGPEIAEILEISDGTVRWHLHEARQALRRELAAYDRKEGG; encoded by the coding sequence GTGAACCCGGCGCTCGCGGCCGTGCCGCTTGCGCCGGCGCAGGCCGGCCCGGCGTCCTCCGCCCTGGTGGCGGAGGACGAATCCGCGCTGGTGGAGCAGGTGCGCCAGGGTGACGCGGGCGCCTTCGACACGCTGGTCACGCGGTACATGCGCCGCGCCTTCGCCGTGGCGTACCGGCTGCTGGGCAACCGCGAAGACGCGGAAGACCTGGTGCAGGAAACCTTCATGGCCGTGCTGCAGAAGATCGACGCCTTTCAGCCCGGCCGCGCCTTTTCGCCCTGGTTCTTTCGCATCCTGGTCAACCGCGGCCTGAACGCCCGCAAGGCCCGCGCGGTGCGGACCACGGAAGAGATCCCCGACGGCACCGCCGCGGGCGGGTGCTCGCCGGAGCGCAGCGCCGAGCGGGCGGAGCTTCGGGGGCGCCTTTTCGCCGCGATGGCGGGGCTTCCCGAGCGGCAGCGGGTGATCGTGGAACTGTTCGAGCTGGAAGGGTTCGCCGGCCCCGAGATCGCGGAGATCCTGGAGATTTCCGACGGCACCGTGCGCTGGCACCTTCACGAGGCACGCCAGGCGCTGCGGCGGGAACTGGCCGCCTACGACCGCAAGGAGGGAGGATGA
- a CDS encoding NYN domain-containing protein encodes MNAAIFIDGGYFDRVSRDCGSPRIDFGKLSSELARPHELLRTYYYHCLPYMGPNPSEEDQARYDNKQRFFNALTRLNRFEVREGKLEYRGTDRESERPIFEQKRVDIYLGVDLAMLAVKQRIHRAILVTGDSDFLPAIRAAKNEGVLVHLFHGTGPQQPHKDLWDEVDERTVITPDLLSHFLL; translated from the coding sequence ATGAACGCAGCCATCTTCATTGACGGCGGATATTTCGACCGCGTGTCCCGCGACTGCGGATCGCCGCGGATCGACTTCGGCAAGCTGTCTTCGGAACTCGCGCGGCCGCACGAACTGCTTCGCACCTACTACTACCACTGCCTGCCGTACATGGGCCCCAACCCCTCGGAAGAGGACCAGGCCCGGTACGACAACAAGCAGCGCTTCTTCAACGCGCTCACGCGGCTCAACCGCTTCGAGGTGCGCGAGGGCAAGCTGGAGTACCGCGGAACGGACCGCGAATCGGAGCGGCCCATTTTCGAGCAGAAGCGGGTCGACATCTACCTGGGCGTAGACCTGGCCATGCTGGCGGTGAAGCAGCGGATCCACCGCGCCATCCTGGTGACGGGAGACAGCGACTTCCTTCCCGCCATCCGCGCCGCCAAGAACGAAGGCGTGCTGGTGCACCTGTTCCACGGCACCGGCCCCCAGCAGCCCCACAAGGACCTGTGGGACGAGGTGGACGAGCGCACCGTCATCACGCCGGACCTGCTTTCGCACTTCCTGCTGTAG
- a CDS encoding DUF58 domain-containing protein has protein sequence MSLLPSRLFLALLAGASALFLVHPVLALLADAVLLVAFGLDAWYVPGPAQLTVSRRSPPRISLGARAEVAWLLDNRAGRRVRVRVTDDLPPILRREGGDEHELWLDARRETRLGYAVATVRRGDAVFGDVHLRIAGPLGLAWQQRRVPRADAVRVVPGVLEVKQFRLLGLRNRLREAGFRNIRQRGEGGQFESLREYARGDDPRTVDWKASARRGGLIVRQYEMERRQNVMICIDAGRLMTQKVGERERLDYALTAALLLADVAGVHDDAVGLLVFADRVTRFIPPARNSLARLSDALGEVHAKMVEPNYPAAFTYLAKQVRKRSLLVLFTDIIDPLASAALVSQLGRAAERHLPLAVAIRNPDLEAVAETAPVDEAAVYRRAAAEELLQARAAALAAMQRSGVLVADTRPGDAVPAVVNRYLDVKRRGML, from the coding sequence TTGAGCCTGCTTCCCTCGCGCCTGTTCCTGGCGCTGCTGGCGGGGGCGTCCGCGCTCTTCCTGGTGCACCCCGTCCTGGCGCTGCTGGCCGACGCCGTGCTGCTGGTGGCGTTCGGGCTGGACGCGTGGTACGTCCCCGGCCCCGCGCAGCTCACGGTGTCGCGCCGCTCGCCCCCGCGCATCTCCCTCGGCGCGCGGGCCGAGGTGGCGTGGCTGCTCGACAACCGCGCCGGCCGGCGGGTGCGGGTGCGGGTGACGGACGACCTGCCGCCCATTTTGCGGCGCGAGGGCGGCGACGAGCACGAGCTGTGGCTGGACGCGCGGCGGGAGACGCGGCTGGGGTACGCCGTGGCCACGGTGCGCCGCGGCGACGCCGTGTTCGGCGACGTGCACCTGCGCATCGCCGGGCCGCTGGGGCTGGCGTGGCAGCAGCGGCGCGTGCCGCGGGCTGACGCGGTGCGGGTGGTGCCCGGCGTGCTCGAGGTCAAGCAGTTCCGCCTGCTGGGGCTGCGCAACCGGCTGCGCGAGGCGGGCTTCCGCAACATCCGGCAGCGCGGCGAGGGCGGGCAGTTCGAGAGCCTGCGCGAGTACGCGCGCGGCGACGATCCGCGCACGGTAGACTGGAAGGCCTCCGCGCGGCGCGGCGGGCTGATCGTGCGGCAGTACGAGATGGAGCGCCGGCAGAACGTGATGATCTGCATCGACGCCGGCCGGCTGATGACGCAGAAGGTGGGCGAGCGCGAGCGGCTGGACTACGCGCTGACGGCCGCGCTGCTGCTCGCCGACGTGGCGGGGGTGCACGACGACGCGGTGGGGCTTCTGGTGTTCGCCGACCGGGTGACGCGCTTCATTCCGCCCGCCCGCAACTCGCTGGCGCGCCTGTCCGACGCGCTGGGCGAGGTGCACGCGAAGATGGTGGAGCCCAACTACCCGGCGGCGTTCACCTACCTGGCCAAGCAGGTGCGCAAGCGCTCGCTGCTGGTGCTGTTCACCGACATCATCGACCCGCTGGCCTCGGCGGCGCTGGTGTCGCAGCTGGGGCGCGCGGCGGAGCGGCACCTGCCCCTGGCCGTCGCCATCCGCAACCCCGACCTGGAAGCCGTGGCCGAGACGGCGCCCGTCGACGAGGCCGCGGTGTACCGCCGCGCCGCCGCCGAAGAGCTGCTGCAGGCCCGCGCCGCCGCCCTGGCCGCCATGCAGCGCTCCGGCGTGCTGGTGGCCGACACCCGCCCCGGCGACGCGGTACCGGCGGTGGTGAACCGCTACCTGGACGTGAAGCGCCGGGGAATGCTGTGA
- a CDS encoding MoxR family ATPase — MSELTTNGVAAERAQRVLDELGTVVLGQEDLLRQMMVALLAGGHALLEGVPGTAKTLSIRSLAMALELRFGRVQFTPDLMPTDLIGVNVLDQMKREFSFHSGPVFTDLLLADEINRAPAKTQAALLEAMQERQVTVDGQTRPLPAGFTVFASQNPVEYEGTYPLPEAQLDRFLLKITIGYPGAEAERAILDRYVAGFSADRAETYGIKPVLSSGELVALRQSVATVHVEPTVRDYITRIVRATREEPSLALGASPRAGVSLFLASRAEAFLAGRDFVTPDDVKMLVLPVLRHRVVLTPEAEVEGQTVDQRLAGLLTTIPAPRGAEA, encoded by the coding sequence GTGAGCGAGCTGACGACGAACGGGGTGGCGGCCGAGCGGGCCCAGCGGGTGCTGGACGAGCTGGGCACGGTGGTGCTGGGCCAGGAAGACCTGCTCAGGCAGATGATGGTGGCGCTGCTGGCGGGGGGGCACGCGCTGCTCGAGGGGGTGCCGGGCACCGCCAAGACGCTTTCCATCCGCTCGCTGGCGATGGCGCTGGAGCTTCGCTTCGGCCGGGTGCAGTTCACCCCCGACCTGATGCCGACGGACCTGATCGGCGTGAACGTGCTGGACCAGATGAAGCGCGAGTTCTCCTTCCACTCCGGGCCGGTGTTCACCGACCTGCTGCTGGCCGACGAGATCAACCGCGCCCCCGCCAAGACGCAGGCGGCGCTGCTGGAAGCCATGCAGGAGCGGCAGGTGACGGTGGACGGGCAGACGCGCCCGCTGCCCGCCGGCTTCACCGTCTTCGCCTCGCAGAACCCGGTGGAGTACGAGGGCACCTATCCCCTCCCCGAGGCCCAGCTCGACCGCTTCCTGCTCAAGATCACCATCGGCTACCCGGGCGCCGAGGCCGAGCGCGCCATCCTGGACCGCTACGTCGCGGGCTTCAGCGCCGACCGGGCGGAAACGTACGGCATCAAGCCCGTCCTTTCGTCCGGCGAGCTCGTCGCGCTGCGGCAGTCGGTAGCCACGGTGCACGTGGAGCCCACGGTGCGCGACTACATCACCCGGATCGTCCGCGCCACCCGCGAGGAGCCCAGCCTGGCGCTGGGCGCGTCGCCCCGGGCGGGCGTGTCGCTGTTCCTGGCCAGCCGCGCCGAGGCGTTCCTGGCCGGGCGCGACTTCGTGACGCCGGACGACGTGAAGATGCTCGTCCTCCCCGTGCTGCGGCACCGCGTGGTGCTGACCCCCGAGGCCGAGGTAGAGGGGCAGACGGTGGACCAGCGCCTGGCCGGACTGCTCACCACCATCCCCGCCCCGCGCGGCGCCGAGGCTTGA
- a CDS encoding DUF4350 domain-containing protein, whose protein sequence is MGRRESGMLVALVLVLLILSTLVGTQAPDDREDPRASTFLTSTGGLQALYWTLEEVKVPVARRTAPLVDAGGTDSLPRALAIISPAEQPTPAEMHALAEHVRGGGTLVFAVSPWGTAGPAYDTLGLDVSRLSGAVGGDFGEGVAATARPHRWTEGTGTVKGFRRGFDDSSRVVRERRATVLLEAGGKPVAIAYKMGRGRVVAFSDARPLTNERLRTSGAAPLFARAAAELAAGGPLTFDEYHHGFQGDGSVWKALRRFLGEHPAGHASLQLFAVLLLLMLAAGRRFGAPLPPPPARRRSPLEHVEALAGAYRQAGAKRTARRLLVAGMARRLGKRAPADEAGAAELLGRMATASPVGRDAAAALQTEWKRGTDAELVSVARRVDDLLDEVKR, encoded by the coding sequence ATGGGTAGGCGCGAGTCCGGGATGCTGGTGGCACTGGTGCTGGTGCTGCTCATCCTTTCCACCCTGGTGGGCACGCAGGCCCCGGACGACCGCGAAGACCCGCGCGCCTCCACCTTCCTCACCTCCACCGGCGGGCTGCAGGCGCTGTACTGGACGCTGGAAGAGGTGAAGGTGCCCGTGGCCCGGCGCACCGCGCCGCTGGTGGACGCAGGCGGCACCGACTCGCTTCCCCGCGCCCTCGCCATCATCTCCCCCGCCGAGCAGCCCACCCCCGCCGAGATGCACGCACTGGCGGAGCACGTTCGCGGGGGCGGAACGCTGGTGTTCGCCGTGAGCCCGTGGGGGACGGCGGGGCCGGCGTACGACACGCTGGGGCTGGACGTCAGCCGCCTGTCCGGCGCGGTGGGCGGTGACTTCGGCGAAGGGGTGGCGGCCACCGCCCGACCGCATCGCTGGACGGAGGGCACGGGCACGGTGAAGGGTTTCCGCCGCGGGTTCGACGACAGCTCGCGCGTGGTCCGCGAGCGCCGCGCGACCGTGCTCCTGGAAGCGGGGGGAAAGCCGGTCGCCATCGCGTACAAGATGGGCCGGGGGAGGGTCGTGGCGTTCAGCGATGCGCGGCCGCTGACCAACGAGCGGCTGCGCACCAGCGGCGCCGCCCCCCTGTTCGCCCGGGCCGCGGCGGAGCTGGCCGCGGGCGGGCCGCTTACGTTCGACGAGTACCACCACGGCTTTCAGGGCGACGGAAGCGTGTGGAAGGCGCTGCGGCGGTTCCTGGGCGAGCACCCGGCGGGGCACGCCTCGCTGCAGCTGTTCGCCGTGCTGCTGCTGCTGATGCTGGCGGCCGGACGGCGCTTCGGCGCGCCGCTGCCGCCCCCGCCGGCGCGGCGGCGGTCGCCGCTGGAGCACGTGGAGGCGCTGGCTGGCGCGTACCGGCAGGCGGGGGCCAAGCGCACGGCCAGGCGGCTGCTGGTGGCGGGGATGGCGCGGCGGCTGGGGAAGCGCGCGCCGGCCGACGAGGCGGGCGCGGCGGAGTTGCTGGGCCGCATGGCCACCGCCAGCCCCGTGGGCCGCGATGCCGCGGCGGCGCTGCAAACGGAATGGAAGCGCGGGACCGACGCCGAGCTGGTGTCGGTGGCCCGTCGCGTCGACGATCTACTGGACGAGGTAAAACGGTGA
- a CDS encoding DUF4129 domain-containing protein: MQSTTLPSAPDVARAVEKVYARPELAPPPKGPLAPVWEAIGRFFSRIGQALDRLFGGVASESPVLFWILVAILAALGLALIVALLYTILGRLSAADAAPARQAAGAAQAARRPRDATGWEEEARRLAAGGQYRDAAVALYQALLLRMEAAGAVRYDPAKTPGDYRMEARPHALSRPLAAFLRAFEPAVFGGRSLDAGVYERLRGAAAEAGAHG, translated from the coding sequence TTGCAATCCACCACCCTGCCTTCTGCCCCCGACGTAGCCCGGGCGGTGGAAAAGGTGTACGCCCGCCCGGAGCTGGCGCCCCCGCCCAAGGGGCCGCTGGCCCCGGTGTGGGAGGCCATCGGCCGGTTCTTCTCGCGCATCGGCCAGGCGCTGGACCGGCTGTTCGGAGGGGTGGCGTCGGAAAGCCCCGTCCTGTTCTGGATCCTCGTCGCCATTTTGGCCGCGCTGGGGCTGGCGCTGATCGTGGCCCTGCTCTACACCATCCTGGGCCGCCTTTCCGCCGCGGACGCCGCGCCCGCTCGACAGGCGGCCGGCGCGGCCCAGGCGGCGCGCCGCCCCCGCGACGCCACGGGATGGGAAGAAGAGGCCCGGCGCCTGGCCGCCGGGGGCCAGTACCGCGACGCGGCGGTGGCGCTGTACCAGGCCCTGCTGCTGCGCATGGAAGCCGCGGGCGCCGTGCGCTACGATCCCGCCAAGACGCCCGGCGACTACCGCATGGAGGCCCGCCCCCACGCGCTTTCGCGGCCCCTCGCCGCGTTCCTGCGTGCCTTCGAGCCCGCCGTGTTCGGCGGGCGCTCGCTCGACGCGGGCGTGTACGAGCGCCTGCGCGGCGCCGCGGCCGAGGCGGGTGCCCATGGGTAG